One Streptomyces zhihengii genomic window, CAGCGGGGCAGGTTCGATGACGGGGCCACCCCCGCAGACGCGGGGGCCACGCAGCGGCCGGGCCCGGGGTCGGGCCGACCGAGGGGCCACCCCCGCAGACGCGGGGACCACGTTCGCGGCCAGGACACCGGAACGCTTCTGTCGGGGCCACCCCCGCAGACGCGGGGACCACATGCCGCCCGCGCGTACCTGGATCGGGCTCACGGGGCCACCCCCGCAGACGCGGGGACCACTCGACAAGGCACTCTCGATCGGGTCCGCGATCGGGGCCACCCCCGCAGACGCGGGGACCACGGTTCGCCGAATCACCTGAGCTGTCCTTGCCGGGGGCCACCCCCGCAGACGCGGGGACCACCCACCCCTCTACTCCTGGCCGGGCACCGCCGTGGGGCCACCCCCGCAGACGCGGGGACCACCCACGGCCGCGGAGGTCGACGCTGAGGTTCCAGGGGCCACCCCCGCAGACGCGGGGACCACTTGCCGGTCTCGATCCGGCCGTTCGTGAGCACGGGGCCACCCCCGCAGACGCGGGGACCACGCCCGCATACGACGCGATCAGCCGCGCGACCGGGGGCCACCCCCGCAGACGCGGGGACCACTCCACACCGCAGCCGTATGACGAGTCGGCCGTCGGGGCCACCCCCGCAGACGCGGGGACCACGGCGTCTGCCGCCGGCGGCGGAGCCACTCGTGGGGGCCACCCCCGCAGACGCGGGGACCACAAGGAGGTCAGAGGCGGACTGAAAAGCGGTGAGGGTCCACCCCCGCAGACGCGGGGACCACGGCAGACAAGGCCGACCCTGACGGGTGCGGTAGGGTCCACCCCCGCAGACGCGGGGACCACATCGACGGGCACACGCGCCCGCTCGCCGAGACGGGTCCACCCCCGCAGACGCGGGGACCACAGGAGCTGACCTGCAGAGCTATATCGCCTGGCGATGGATTTTACCCACTTTGCCAAACTCCGACTTTTCGGGCATATATTCCTTTCCTTCCCGTTTCATGCCCCGAACCGTCGTCGTTTCGCTGCTTTGCTCCACCCTTGTTTCGGTGCTTGTCCCTCTGCCCCTGGCGCACCTGTCAACTTGGTGTGGGGGTCCGGCTGGGTGGGGCGGTGGAGGAGGGTGATGCCCTCGTGGTCGGTGGGGTGCCAGGCGTGGTCGTGGGTGCGGAAGGTGAAGCCCTGTTCGTTGTCGGTTGTGTGGGTGAGAATGGCACGGCCCTGGCCAGAGTAGGTGCGCACTTCTTCCCAAAGAATGTCCCGGACTCGGGCGGAAGGGGAGCCGATGAAGACCCCGGGAGAGATCTCCAGCAGCCAACGGGTGAGAAGCCCGCGTAGTCCGGCGGGGCAGTTGGTAAGGACAAGGACTGTCACCAGATGGGCTCGTCCCCATAGTTACGTCCCGAAGCTAGGAGGCGGCCGTTATCGGTCTGGATGCCCACCCGGTCCGCGTCCGGGCCTTCGTCCGGCGACGCGCCGTGCTTCCCGGGGCCCTCGTAGCGCAAGAGTATTTTGA contains:
- the cas2e gene encoding type I-E CRISPR-associated endoribonuclease Cas2e, whose protein sequence is MTVLVLTNCPAGLRGLLTRWLLEISPGVFIGSPSARVRDILWEEVRTYSGQGRAILTHTTDNEQGFTFRTHDHAWHPTDHEGITLLHRPTQPDPHTKLTGAPGAEGQAPKQGWSKAAKRRRFGA